The following are from one region of the Dreissena polymorpha isolate Duluth1 chromosome 2, UMN_Dpol_1.0, whole genome shotgun sequence genome:
- the LOC127866704 gene encoding uncharacterized protein LOC127866704, which translates to MCGKPGHWKNECPQSVATNNKISSLSYCAELECINISKDVHIATGSLQGESELVHDSKHNIFPSFSDERASPVGRLRNCIQRWVEITDDVYILNVVRFGYKLPFKVIPEQVFLKNNKSARENPDFVSKEISSLLQKGVISEVCEQPHVVNPLTVAYNRSGKPRLVLDCRHINPCLHLFKIKFDDINIAQNLFDKGTFMFTFDLKGAYHHIDIFAEHTTYLGFSWIVDGDVKYYVYNSLAFGISSAGHIFTKVLRVLIRHWRSLGCKVIMFLDDGIGGDNSFDKAVQTSYYVRQTLLDTGFLLAEDKCIWKPNLHAIWLGHKLDFCLDRLYITEERICRLEIAIKSALFQSLKDDSCLLHVRVLAGVVGQIVSLKSVLGSVVCRMTRYMYKCILSRASWKARVMVSLEAAKELQFWLDNVRSLNSEGKSLSQEKTVDLCVFTDASSVGYGGYVSSNRAEIISGGRISPIDLMYAAPGQKQVNSFVPGVEYLDMITLQQVNALTPGSEYVHLDNIRGEHVNMVAPGSEHVSKVALTDKLVNTVAPGSEHMSKVVLKGGQVNTVVPGSEHSGKVALRGEMVNTMASGSEHIVAGTQVYGSWTEQESVASSTWRELEAAYRVIKSNVVILQNKNVMLYSDNKNVLYIFHSGSNVDELHCKCLDVHRICSLYNINLSVIWIPRKDNTIADQLSRYQDCDDWSIQESIFSLLDVKWGPHTIDRFAAHYNNKCARFNSKWWVPGTEAVNCFTQNWSCFNNWLVPPPQVIVKCLKKMEHDECVGTLVVPEWESAAFWPLITDGKGGYSKNVKDVYILPQTGVINPGRGNNGLFGNEHLPFRMLALRFDWRTK; encoded by the coding sequence ATGTGTGGTAAACCGGGCCACTGGAAAAACGAATGTCCGCAGTCCGTTGCAACGAATAACAAGATAAGTAGCTTATCATATTGTGCAGAATTAGaatgtataaatatatcaaaGGACGTTCATATAGCAACCGGAAGTTTGCAAGGTGAGTCAGAATTGGTGCATGATAGTAAGCACAATATATTTCCTAGTTTTTCTGACGAGAGAGCATCACCAGTAGGGCGTTTAAGAAATTGTATTCAAAGGTGGGTAGAAATAACAGACGATGTTTATATCTTAAATGTTGTACGTTTCGGTTACAAATTGCCCTTCAAGGTTATTCCGGAACAGGTATTCCTTAAAAATAATAAGTCAGCACGTGAAAATCCCGATTTTGTGAGTAAAGAGATAAGCAGTTTGCTTCAAAAAGGTGTAATTTCTGAGGTTTGTGAACAACCTCATGTTGTGAATCCTTTAACGGTTGCCTATAATCGTAGCGGAAAACCTAGGCTTGTTTTGGATTGTCGGCACATAAATCCATGTTTACATCTGTTCAAAATAAAATTCGATGACATAAATATTGCACAAAACCTTTTTGATAAAGGTACTTTTATGTTCACGTTTGATTTGAAAGGAGCTTATCACCACATAGATATTTTTGCAGAACATACAACTTATTTAGGGTTCAGTTGGATTGTTGACGGTGACGTTAAATATTACGTCTATAATTCTTTAGCGTTTGGAATTAGTTCGGCGGGGCACATATTCACAAAGGTTCTCAGAGTTTTGATTAGACACTGGAGGTCACTCGGTTGTAAAGTTATAATGTTTTTAGACGACGGTATAGGAGGAGATAATTCTTTCGATAAAGCTGTGCAGACTAGTTATTATGTAAGGCAGACTTTGCTAGATACAGGTTTTTTGTTGGCAGAAGATAAATGCATTTGGAAACCTAATTTGCATGCCATTTGGCTGGGGCATAAGTTAGACTTTTGTCTAGATCGGCTATATATTACAGAAGAAAGAATTTGTAGGCTGGAAATCGCCATTAAGTCCGCGTTGTTTCAGTCTTTGAAAGACGATAGTTGCTTATTACACGTGCGTGTATTAGCCGGCGTTGTAGGACAAATAGTATCATTAAAAAGCGTACTAGGGAGTGTTGTATGCCGTATGACAAGGTATATGTACAAGTGTATTTTATCTCGAGCCAGTTGGAAAGCTCGTGTTATGGTTAGTTTAGAAGCGGCAAAAGAGCTTCAGTTTTGGTTAGACAACGTTAGAAGCTTAAATTCAGAAGGTAAAAGTTTATCACAAGAAAAAACAGTTGATTTATGTGTTTTCACAGACGCAAGTTCTGTTGGGTACGGAGGTTATGTTTCTAGCAATCGGGCAGAAATTATATCTGGTGGCAGGATTTCACCCATAGATTTGATGTATGCAGCTCCCGGGCAGAAGCAGGTAAATTCTTTTGTACCTGGTGTTGAGTATCTAGATATGATTACTCTCCAGCAAGTAAATGCATTGACTCCCGGAAGTGAGTACGTGCACCTAGATAATATCAGAGGTGAACATGTTAATATGGtggctcccggaagtgagcacgTAAGTAAAGTTGCTCTCACAGATAAGCTGGTAAACACagttgctcccggaagtgagcacaTGAGCAAAGTTGTTCTCAAAGGTGGACAGGTAAATACAGTGGTTCCCGGAAGTGAACACTCGGGTAAAGTTGCTCTCAGAGGTGAGATGGTTAATACAATGGCTTCCGGAAGTGAACACATAGTAGCAGGCACACAGGTATACGGGTCATGGACAGAGCAAGAGTCAGTTGCTAGTTCTACTTGGAGAGAACTCGAAGCTGCTTATAGAGTTATTAAAAGTAACGTTGTAATTCtacaaaacaaaaatgtcatgTTATATTCTGATAATAAGAACGTATTGTATATTTTTCACTCAGGCAGTAATGTAGATGAGTTACATTGTAAATGTTTAGATGTTCACAGAATTTGTAGTTTGTACAATATTAATTTATCTGTGATATGGATACCGCGGAAAGATAATACTATTGCTGATCAGCTTAGTAGATATCAAGATTGCGACGATTGGTCCATTCAAGAATCTATATTCTCTTTATTAGACGTAAAATGGGGTCCGCATACGATTGATCGTTTTGCTGCACATTATAACAACAAATGTGCACGGTTTAATTCGAAATGGTGGGTACCTGGAACTGAGGCTGTGAACTGTTTCACCCAAAATTGGTCATGTTTTAACAATTGGCTGGTTCCTCCACCTCAGGTCATTGTTAAGTGTTTAAAGAAAATGGAGCACGATGAATGTGTCGGTACTTTAGTTGTTCCCGAGTGGGAATCTGCAGCTTTCTGGCCTTTGATTACAGATGGGAAGGGTGGATATAGCAAAAATGTTAAAGATGTGTACATCTTACCACAAACTGGTGTAATAAACCCAGGTAGAGGAAATAACGGGTTGTTTGGTAATGAGCATTTACCATTTAGAATGTTAGCCTTGAGATTTGACTGGCGAACTAAGTAA